The sequence below is a genomic window from Thioclava nitratireducens.
CGCATCGCGTCGCCGAACAGAAGGTCTTGCTGCACGGCACGCCGCACCGGCTGCGGCATGCCACGCTCGAGGAGATGCTGAGCGAGGAACCCGTGATCCTGCCGACCGACAGTTCGATCCGGACCGGCTTCGACAGCCTGATCACCCGGCTCGGGCTGCGTCCGCAAGTGGCGGCGGAGGTTGACGACATGGCGATGATCCGCCTTCTGGCCCGCGAGGATGCGGGGCTTGCGATCACGCCCGCCGTCGTTCTGGCCGACGAGCTTCGCGACGGGTTGCTGGTGACCGCACCGTTCGATCTCGATATCGGCGAGGATTTCTACGCGGTGACGCTGCAGCGCCGCTTTCCGAACCCGGTGGTCACGGACCTGATCGAGAAGGCGCGGGAGGCAGAGGCGTCCGCTCGCGGTTGATCTAGGGAACTGCGGGACAATGGCGCGCGCGACCTTGCTGGACAAGAACGCGAAAAGGCGGCTCGAAAGCCGCCTTTTCTTTTGGTCTCGATCCCAGTCGGTCTCAGTAGACGCCGTAGGTCGTCTCGTCGAGCTTGTCGTAGATCTCTGAGCGCGCAAGCGCGGCCAGCGCGTCCACATCGGTCGTGTCCACATTGGCGAGCAGCCCGTCCCACTTGTCGACGAGCGCCTTGAACTCGGTGAGGATCGCTTCGGGATCCTTCACGCCGCGATCCTTGGCATTGGCGATCAGCGTGGCTTCATCGGCGACCACGAATTCGGCCAGCGCATCTTTCAGGGCCTGATCCGGCTCGGCCACGGCCATGCCGTTCTCTTTCGCCGAGTTCACGGCCTTCTCGACATCCTTGTCGAAGGCGATGCGGTGCTCTGCGAGGTAATAGGCCATCTCATTGAACAGCACGCGGCGGTTCTCGGGCGAGATCGACTGCCAGAAGGCGACGTTGTAGCCCCATTCGAACCCGGCGTAGTAGTTGCCGATCGCGAGCGTGTTCATGTCGGTGACGACATCCTTCAGGCTGAAGCTGTCGAGCGCATCCGCCGCCGCGACCGCACAATCGAGCGAGCCGGCGTCAAGCCCGGTATACATCTCGCTCGACGGCATCGAGACCGGTACGGCGCCTACGAATTCCGCGAAGCGCGACCACGCGCCGCCCGCCATGCGCAGGCGCTTGCCCTTGATATCGGCCAGCGTGCGGACCGGGGTGTTGCACTGCATGAAGTACTGCGAGGTCGAATAGCCCCCGCCATAGACCACACCATTGGCTTTCCACTCCGCCAGTTGGGCGGGGTTCGTCAGGCCGAACTCGGTCGAGGCGAAAGCCATGACCAGCGGGTCGGTGTTGTAGAAAGCCATGTTGCCGATGAGATTGTCGATCGGCAGCTCGGAGGGGGTGTAGGTCCCGGCGTGATAGGTGACCTGCGCGATCCCGTCGCGCACGCCCTGCAGCGAGGAGGCCGGCGGCAGCAGCGAGCCTGCGGAGAACACGGTGAAATTGATCTCGCCATCGGTCTCTTCCGCGACCTTCTTGGCGAATTCCACGTAGGGGCCGCGCACCATCGAGTGGCGCTCGGCGAAGAAATGGTTGGCGTTGTAGTCTGCCGCGCTCGCCACGGTCGCGGTGGTCATCATCGCGAAGGCGATCGCCGCGGTCTTCATCGTCGACGTCATGTTCACAGGTTTCCTCCCTTTGGAACGGTAAATGAGTTGTCGTTTCACCCGGCCATCAGCGCGGGCAGGTAGAGGCTGAGCGCCGGAAACGCGATCAGCAGGATGAGCGTCAGCAGGTCCATCGCGATGAACCAGGTCGTGCCGGAGATGATGTTGCCGAGCTTCACCTTCCCCGACAGCGCACTGTGCAGGACATAGAGGTTGAGCCCCACAGGCGGCGTCACGAGGCCGATCTCCAGGAGTTTGATCGTGATGATGCCGAACCAGATCAGGTTGATGTCGGCGGCTTCCAGCACCGGCAGCAGGATCGGCAGAGTCAGCAGCATCAAGCCGATCGAGTCGATCACCATGCCGAGGATCACGAACAGCCCCGCCACCATCAGGATGATCACCACCTTGTCGTCGGAGACGGCGAGCATCGCGTTGGTCAGCGAGCGCGGCACGCCGGACAGCCCCATGAAGCGGGTGAACATGATCGCCCCGATTGACAGGAAAAAGATCGAGGAGGTGGCGACGACGGTCTGGCGGATCGCGGCGCGCATCGCCTCCCATGTCAGGCTCCGGCGCAGCAGCGCGATCAGAACGGCGAGAGTCGCTCCCATTCCGCCCGCCTCGGTCGGTGTGAAGAAGCCCCCGAATATGCCGCCAAGGACGCCCATGATCAGGACCGGGAACGGCCAGACCGACCACAGCAGGCTCAGGAAGCGGCGCATGTCGAACGGCTCGGCGGTGCGCGGGGCGAGTTTCGGGTTCACCGCGCAGCGCACGGTGATCATTCCCATGTAGATCAGCGCGGATATCAGGCCCGGCACGACGCCCGCGATGAACAGCTGGCCGATCGACTGCTCGGTGAAGATCCCGTAGAGCACCATCAGGATCGACGGCGGGATCAGCGAGCCGAGCGTGCCCGAAGCGGCCACGACGCCGGTCGCGAGCGACGGGTGATACTTCGCGCGCAGCATTTCGGGCACGGCGATGCGCGACATCGCGGCGGTGGTCGCGATGCTCGAGCCCGACGCCGCCGCGAACAGTCCGCAGGCGCCGACGCTGGCCGAGGCGAGACCGCCCGGTACCCGCGCCAGCAGCATCTTAAGCAGGTCGAAGGCGCCACTCGTCAGCCCGGTATTGGCGGCGACGAAGCCCATCAGCAGGAACATCGGGATCGCGGTCAGCGACCAATCCCCGATGAAGCTGAAGGGCAGGGCGCTCACGATGCCGAAAGCGGCGGTCAGGTTCAGCATCGATGCGATGCCGATGAAGGAGACGATCATCAAGGCGATGCCGATCGACATCCGCAGCGCGAGAAGTCCGAACAGGCTCGCCACGCCGAGCCACCCAATGGTCAACATGGTCATGCCGCGGACTCCGTATCATGCAGTTTGGTGACGGGTTTGCCTTGCACAAGCAGCACGGCGCGCAAGAGTGCCGCCACGGCCGCAAGCCCGAAACCCAACGGCAACATGCAACGGGCGGGCCAGACGATGATCTCGCGGCTGCCCATCACGACTTCGCCGACCTTGAAGGCGCGGACCGCGTCGAGACCCGTGCGCCACGTCATCACCGACAGGATCGCCGCGGTCGCGAAGAAGGTGATCAGCAGGCTGATCCGCTGGAGCCAGTCGGGAAAATGGTTGAACAGCAGATCGACGCTGATCTGCTCGTCGTCATATTCGACCAGCGCCATCGGCAGCATGACGATCGCGACCATGTAATAATAGGACGAGATCTCGACCGTTCCCTGGATCGGGGCGTTCCAGAATACCTTCAGCACCACGTCGAGCGTGATGTTGCCCATCATCACGATGATGCCCAGCCCGCCCACGAGCATCAGCCCGTGAGTCAGTCGCCGAAACGCTCGATCAATGAATCCTCTCTGCACCGGTCACCTCCCCGCGATCTTGTGCGCCGGCCAGAGCATTCCTGACGGGGACTACCTATTCAAATAGCAAAGCTTGATCGGGTGATCGCGGTTCGTTATCGCTCCGGGGAGGACGGCAGGGAGAGATACTCATGAGCCCAACGCGCATCGGCATTCGCCACCTGCGCTACACGATCGCGGTCGCGGATGCGGGTGGTTTCCGCGCCGCCGCCGAGGCGCTCAACATCGCGCAGCCGGCGATCAGCAAGACGATTCAGGACACCGAGACCGATCTGGGTTTCGCGATCTTCCGGCGCAGCGCGACCGTGTTCGAGATCACCGAGGCAGGACGGATCTTTCTGGAGGATGCGCGCCTGACCCTCGCCACGTTCGAGCGCACGATCCGCGCCTCGCGGCAGAACGCGCTCGGCGCGCGCGGGCATATCATCGTGGGCTATTCCGCACTGGCCTCGTCGTCGCAGATTTCCGCCGGGCTGGATCGGTTCCACCAGAGCTATCCGGGCTGTCAGGTCGAGATGCACGTGATGTCGACGGACACGATGATGCGGAAGCTGAAATCGGGCGAGATCGATATCGGCTTCCTGCTGGCGCATGACAGCGTGCAAGACCCGGCCGTCGCGCAGGAGCCGATCTGGTCCACCCGGATCGGCGTCGTCGTGCCGCGCGATGTCGAGGCGCTGTCGCTCGAGGCGCTGCGCGAGCGGTCCTTCGTGATGGGCCTGCGGGAGAACTGGCGCTCGTTCCGGGCCCTGCTCGACACGGCCTTCGCACAGGGCGGTCTCGATCCGGTGGTCGTTGACGAAGCGTGGGACGTGCAGGTGATCTTCCAGCGCGTCGCGGAGGGGCGGGGCCTGACCTTCTACCCGATCAGCGCCGCCGACAGTCTGCCGGCCGCGCTGAAGATCCTCCCGGTGCCGGGCTGGAGCCCGGAACTGACGATCGCGATGGCCTGGAGCAAGGTGGTCGACACGAAATTGCTGCAGGATTTCCGTACGATCTTCCTAGGCTGACACCGCGGCGGGGGTGATCCAATTTCGCGATCACCCGATCACACAAGCCTATTTGAACCTCGCGGAACACCTGACGTCTTATGGCGCCGCAAATGCCGACTGCCAGTGTGAGACCCGATGGATTACGATACCGACCCTGCGCCCTTTGACCTCAAGGGCTCCCGCACGGGTGTGCTGTTGCTGCACGGGTTCACGAGCACGCCCCAAAGCGTGGCTCATGTCGCACATGGCCTGCATCGGCGCAGCGGGGCGAGCGTCCGCGTGCCGCTGCTGGCCGGTCACGGCACGACACCGGAGGAACTGGCGCAGACCGGATATCGGGACTGGCTGGCCTCGGCGGAGGCGGCGCTCGCGGCGCTGCGGCAGGAGTGCGACCGGATCGTTGTGGCGGGGCTGTCTCTCGGCGGGACCATCGCCCTCAACCTCGCGATCCGCTTTCCTGATCGGGTCGATCGCGTCGTGACGATCAACGGCTCGACCGGGCTCTATCGCCCCGATCAGGTTGCGAGCCTCTTCAGCGATCGACCCGAGCCGTTCCAGCGCGGCATCGGCTCGGATATCCGCCATCCCGACCGGCGCGAAATCTGTTACGACCGGATTCCGTCCACCACGATGCGCGAACGCTTCGTGCTGACCTGTGCCACGGGCGCGATGCTGCCGGAGTTGCGCCAGCCGATCTTGGTCTTCCAGTCCCGCATCGATCATGTCGTCGCCCCCGAGAATGGGCTGCGGATCCTGCGCGATGTCGGATCTTCGGATGTCGGACTGGTCTGGCTGGAGAACTCGTTCCACGTCGCGACCCTCGACCACGACCGCGATTTGCTGGTCGAGAAGATCGGGGAATTCATCCTCGCGAACAGGCGATAAAGCGCGCGCAGCAGGGAAGTATTTGGCAGAGAGTGTTTCTCCATCGACCTGAAGTCGCCGCAGCGTTGCCTGTATTGCAATGGGCAAGGGCTGCAGCTCGGCCCTGAGCCGCCCCCGTTGGAATTTTAGGGACATATCACGAACGCACGCAAATTCGTGAATACTTGCGAAAAAACAAAACCCGTGCAAACCTCGCCTATACAGGGGGAGGAGAGTGGGTTTCCGCTTTTGAGGAGAAGCTGGAAGCTTGGTGATCACGCCGTCTCACGAAGTCGCGATGTGCTTGGAGGAGTGCCATCGCGTGTTTTCGACCTCCCTCTCATTCGGCCCCGCGTCCGTCGGGGTCGCAACCAAAACGGGGAGGAACCATGAAACATCTGACCACTCGCAGACATGCGTTGCGCACTCTTGCGGCGGCGGGCGCCGCCGGCCTTGCCGCGCCGCATATCGCCTCGGCCCAAGCCAACGGCACGACCTGGAAGATCCAGACCTCGTGGCCGGGCGGCGTCGGCCTTCAGACCTTCAAGGACTGGTGCGCCACCATTCAGGAAAAGACCGGCGGCGAGCTGGCCTTCCAGCCTTTCGGCGCCAATGACGTCGTGGGCGACTTCCAGCTTTACGACGCGGTGAAGAACGGCGTGCTCGACGCGGTCAACCCGTTCACAATCTACGTGCAGGGCATCATCCCGGCGGGCGTCTTCCTGACGTCCTATCCGCTCGGCCTGCGCAATCCGCACGAATTCGACGTGTTCTATTACGGCCTCGGCGGGCTGGAAATGGCGCGCGAGCTTTATGCGGCGCAAGGCATGTATTTCGTGGGCCCCGTCCACCACGGCCCGAACATCATCCACTCGAAGGTGCCGATCCGGTCGATCGACGACTTCCGCGGTCGCAAGATGCGCCTTCCCGGCGGCATGGTCGCCGATGTCTTCGGCGAAATCGGGGCGGAGACCACCGTGCTTCCGGGCTCGGAAATCTTCCCCGCGCTGGAGAAGGGCACGATCGACGTGGCGGACTATGTGGGCCCTGCGGTGAACTACGCGCTCGGCTTCAGTCAGGTGACCAGCTATATCTCGATGGGCCCGCCCGGCATGATGTCGCTCTACCAGCCGGTCGACATCATGGACATCACCGTGGGCATGGATGCCTGGAACAAGCTCAGCCCGCAGATGAAGCAGTTCGTCGAAATGGAAACCCACGTCTATTCCGACATGCATCACGCGGCGATCCAGAAGGCCGACCAGGAAGCCTGGGCAAAGTTCGAGGCCGACGGGACCGAGGTCACGCGCCTCAGCCAGGACGATGTGGAGCTGATGACCGAAGTCGCCGTCCCGATCTGGTTCAAGTACGCGAACCGCGACAAGGACAGCGCGCGGATATTCAAGACGCAGCTCGATTACATGATGTCCGGCTCGCTCGGCTATGTGACGCCCGATCTGGTCGACGGGCTGGAACTGAAGCTCTGATTTGATCTCGAAGACAGTCTGACGGGCCCGCCCTCTGGCGCGGGCCCGGTTCAACTGATGGCCGGGCATGTCCCGACAACAGGGGGTGGGCAATGCCCAATATCGACTTCACTCTACCGCATTGGGCCTATTGGGCAGGGTTGATCCTGTTTCCGATCATTGCGGCGTCTCTGGCCAACCGGCCACGCAAGACGGAGCGGCGCTATTCGCTCTCCTTGGGCTATTTCATTCTCGTGACCGGGGGGATGCTGGGACTGCATCGCTTCTATGTGAAAAGCCTGCTGGGCTTTCTCTTCATTCCGGTCTTCATCGCCATTCTTTACGCGAATGCACAGGGCCATAACGCGCGCGGCACGGTTTCGGACATGTCGAACGTGGTGCGCATGGCCGAGCGTTCTCTGAGCCGCGAGCAGGAGCGGGTCGACACCGCGCAGGCCGATCTTCCGAAGCTGCGCGAGGAGCTGGCCGCCGCCGAAGAGGGCAGCTTTGCGCAGAAGCGGGCGCAGCGAAATGTCGATCGCGCCGAGAAGCGGGTCGCGGATGGCGAGTCGCTGATCGAACAGGCTCAGGCCGATCTCACAGAGGCGCGCCCGAAGAGGGACGCCGCCGCCGCCGTGCTCGCAAAATGGCGCAGCATCTCGAAATACGCTTTCTGGGTGCTGCTTGCGGGGATCGTCATTGACGCGCTCCTGCTGCCGATGCTGGTGCGGCGCGCCAACGCCTCGCTGCCCGAGCATGACGAGGAAAGCGAGGTCGAGCGGCGTCTCGAAGCGCTCGAGGAAGAGGAGATGAAAGACGATTCCCGCCATGTCTCGAAAGGTTGGACAGGCTGGATCGATCGGATTTCGCTCAAGGCGGGCGAGTTCGTCAGCTATTGGGCGATCATCGCGGTCTTCGTCTATTACTTCGAGGTCATCAGCCGCTACGTCTTCAACAGCCCGACGAACTGGGCGCATGAGGCGATGTATCTGATGTTCGGGATGCAGTACCTGATCTCGGGTGCCTACGCGATGCTGACCGAGAGCCATGTGCGCGTCGACATCTTCTACGCGCCGCTGTCGAAACCCCGCAAGGCGTGGGTCGATCTGCTGACCTCGGTCTTCTTCTTCATCTTCGCGGGCACGCTTCTGGTGACGTCGTGGATCTTTGCGATGGATGCGATCGCCGTGCCCACGGGCAACGGGCTCATCTCGCAATGGGCGCGCGGCGAAATTCCGGCCGGCGAGATGCTGGCGAACTGGAATCTCGGACAATGGACCGATGCGAATGTCCGCTGGGGCGAGATCAGCTTCAACGAATGGGAGGTGCCTCTGTGGCCGATGAAATGGGTCATGGTGATCGGCGCTCTGCTGCTTGTTCTGCAGGGCATTTCAAAATTCGCGCAGGATCTGCGGGTCGTGATGGGCAGGGGCTGATACATGGGACTTGAGATTGGAATTGAGTGGCTGACACTCATCATGTTCGGCTCGCTGGTCGTCCTGCTGATGGCAGGGCTTCCACTGGCCTTCGTCACGGGCGGTCTGGCCTGTGTCTTCCTGTTCGTGCTGGGCGACGAACGCGCGCTCAACATCGTGCCGAGCCGCATCTTCCCGCTGATGACGAACTACCAGCTCTCGGCGATCCCCTTGTTCATCTTCATGGCGTCAATGCTGGAGAGAGCAGGGATCATCAACGAGATGTTCGACGTCATCTACAAGGTGCTGGGCGGTGTGCGCGGCGGTCTGGCCGCGGCCACCATCATTGCCTCGACGGTGCTTGCCGCGATGGTGGGCGTGATCGGGGCTGCGGTGGTGACGATGGGGATCATCGCGCTGCCGGCGATGCTCGATCGCGGATACAATGCCAAGATCGCGATGGGGTCTATCATGGCGGGCGGCACGCTCGGGATCCTGATCCCGCCGTCGATCCTTGCGATCATCTACGCGGTCGTGGCCGAGCAATCGGTGGGCGAACTGTTCATCGGCGCGGTAATCCCCGGCCTTCTCCTGTCGGGCATGTATGTGGCTTACGTGCTGATCCGCTGTGCGATCAACCCCGAGATGGGCCCGCCGATCCCGCCGGAAGAACGTATCACGGGCCGCGAGAAGATCCGCCTGATGAGCAACATGTCGGCGCCGATCTCGCTGATCGTGATCGTGCTGGGCGTGATCTTCACGGGTGTCGCGACCCCGGTGGAAGCCGCGGGCATCGGCACTTTCGGTGCGATCATCGTGGCCGCCATCCACCGCAAGCTCGACTGGCAGACGATCCGCGAGGCCGCGATCACGACGCTCAAGGCCTCGGCGATGGTCATCTGGATCATGTTCGGGGCGACGATCTTCGTCGGGCTTTACGTGCTCGAGGGCGGACAGCAATTCGTGCAGAACGCGCTGGAGGCGACCGGGCTCGGGCCGTGGGGCATCCTGATCATCATGCAGCTCGTGCTGATTATTCTCGGGATGTTCCTCGACTGGGTCGGCATCCTGCTGCTCTGCGTGCCGATCTTCGTGCCGATCGTGAAGGCGCTTGGGGCCGAGGCCTTCGGGCTGAGCGATCCCGACGATCTCGTGCTGTGGTTCGGGGTGCTCTACCTCGTGAACATGCAGATGAGCTTCCTCTCGCCGCCCTTCGGCTACGCGCTGTTCTATCTGCGCGGGGTGGCGCCGCCGGAAATTCCGATGGGCGACATCTTCCGCTCGGCGCTGCCGTTTCTCGCGCTTCAGGTGGTGGGGCTGCTGCTGTGCATGTTCTTCCCGGAGATCATCATCTGGCTGCCGAAACTGGTCTACGGTTGATCACTCGCATCTAGTCTAGGAGACACGAGAAGCCCCGCGCCGTGTCGCGGGGCTTTTCATTCTGGCTGATCTGCCGCGATTTCCGGATCGCATGAGCACTCACGGCTCTGCCAGCTCGGCGCGACGGGCCTCGAGGGCTTCGATGAGCGTATCGGCCACCGCCCGAACCCTGCGCGATGCCGCGAGATCGGCGTGGATTGCCATGTAGATGGGATGCTCCATCGCAGATCCGTCGGGGAGCCGATCCGCCAGGAGCCTGAGCCCTGCCGCGCGGGCCAGAAGGTGCGGCAGCACGCCCACGCCCACGCCGCGCGCCATCGCCTCGACCTGTCCCGCCAAGGTGTTGACCGCCAGGCGCGGCGCTTGGTCCGCCCCGAAGGCGCGGGCCCACTCGACCTGCAGCTTCACCCCGCTCTCCTCGGGAAAGGGGAAGGTCACGAAGCGCTCGGGTCGGGCCCCGCTCGGCGGTCCATAAAAGCCCACCCCCAGAACGCCCACTTGACGCACCAGAAGGTGACCATGTTCTGGGCGCAACAACCGCAGCGCCAAGTCGGCGTCGCGACGATGGAGATTGACGACTGCGGCACTGAAAAGGATTTCCACATCGAGCCCGGAATGTCTTCCCAGCAACGGCGCGAGCGCCGGCACGATGATGGGCGCGACGATGGTCTCGAAGCTTGCCAGACGCACGAGGCCCGCCACTTCGGCCTCCGCCCCCGCGCCTTGAGAAAAGCCCTGTATCGCCTGCTCCGCTTCTTCTGCACGCGGCAAGAGCGCCTCGCCCTGATCGGTCAGACGGTAGCCGCTCTGGTGGCGCAGAAAGAGAGGCACGCCGAGCGCTTGCTCCAGCCGATCGACGCGGCGCGATACCGTCGCGACCCCAAGGCCAAGGGTCTGGGCGACCCCGGAGAGGGTGCCCGTCCGCGCCAGAGCGAGGAAAATCCGCGTGTCGTCCCAATTCAGTCGCAAAGTTTTCTTCCATTTTTGGAAAACAGATTGCCAGTATTATCTCTACGCCTCCCAAAATGAAAAGCGTAAACAGCCGGCGTCTTCCCATCGGATGAGGCCATCATGTCCGCAATCGACTTCCCTCCAGCGAAACGCTCCATGTCAGACGGCAGTGCGCTCTCCCTAAGCGCGCTGGCGGCAATCTTCTGGGGCACCAATTTCGAGGCGACCCGCGTCGCTCTCGAACATCTCTCTCCCTGGACCGCTGCCGCGAGCCGCTTCGCGATCGCAGCGGTTGCGATCGTGATCTGGCTCGGGGTTTCGCGCGGGATCAATTTTCAGGTGCTCAAGCGTAACTGGCCCGCCTTCGCGGTTCTCGGCGTCGCCGGGGTCACGGGCTTCAACGCCGCCCTGTTTCTGGGGATGCAAAGTTCGAGCCCGGTCACCGCTGCCCTGATCATGGGCACGACGCCGCTGACGACCAATCTGCTCGATGCGCTGGCTCAAAGACGCCTGCCGAAAGGGACCGCGATCGTCGGAATGATCGTGAGCTTCGTCGGCGTCGCGATGACGGTCGGAGCGTTCTCGGGAACGCGGTTCTCCGGCGGCGACATTCTCATCCTGATCGGTAGCATCGGCTGGTCGCTCTACTCCATCGGATGCCGCAGTTGGGTGCGCGAGGCATCTGCGGTGGAAACCGCGACCTGGACAATGGTCTTCGGAGCGTTCGGGCTCGTGGTGATCTCCCTGTTCGTCGGAAATCCTGTGCAAGAACTGGTGCAGTCTGGGTCGGTCACCCAGTTGCTGGTTCTCTACATGGCACTGGGCGGCTCGGTCCTGGCCTATCTGTTCTGGCAGGTCGGCATTTCGGTGCGGGGGCCGGCCGCGACCTCGGTCCTCTTCAACCTCGTCCCTGTCGCCGCGCTTCTCGTCGCGATCGCCTTCGGGCGGATGCCCGGCTGGCAACAGATTCTGGGTGTGTTCGTCGCCATCCTTGGCGTGTTGCTCGCAAGCGGCCGGCTTCGTCTGCCCGGTCGCAACTGAGGGCGCCCTCAGGCGAACTTGAAGCTTCCGTGATGCCTTCGGCCGGAACATGGCTCTGGCTGAGGGGCGTCAGATCGCCCCCAAGAGAGCATCTGTCCCATGAAGAACCTGCTCTCGCGTCTCGCGTGTCGTCTCCGAAAACGACGCCGCTTCACCGACCCGCGAGATCTCCCGCCTGCACTTCTGCGCGACATCGGTCTCGAGGCGCATCTTTCTCGGTCGGATATTCGAATGAGCGGGCCGAGGCCGAACCGATCAATGCCGCCGGAAGCCGATCGCTGCAGATGAAGCGCGATTATCCCGGTTGATCGTCCCGATGAGCTGGCTCAGCCCGACCATATCCGGCCGGGCTGAGCCGTCGCTTCCGGGAGGTGCGTGGGCTCAGTCGAGCCCGTTCGCGCGTGCAACGAAATCCGCGAGATGCGGCACGTAATCTTCAGGGCCGTCGCCGCCGGTGGCCATTGCCATCGCGAAGGCGTTCTTGGCCGTGCTGGCGAGCGGCGTTGCGACAGTGGCGGCATTCGCCATCGACTCGACGTAGCGCAAATCCTTGTAGGCGTTGGCGAGGGTGAACTTGTGCGCCTCGCGGTTGCCCTCGAGCGCGTAGCCCATGAAGGTCTGGTAGAAGCCGCAATCCATCCGGCCGCCCCGGATCACCTTGTCGAACTGCTCGATCGGAATGCCCACCTTGCGCGACAGTGCGAGGGCTTCGGAATAAAGCGCGGCATAGCCCAGCGAGATGAAGTTGTTGAGCAGCTTCATGCGGTGGCCGTCGCCAAGGCTGCCGACGCGTACGATCTTGCCCGCCCAGGTGTCGATCACGGGCTCGATGCGCGTGAACAGCTCTTCATCCGCGCCGACCATGCAATCGAGCGTGCCTTCCCAGGCCTCTTTCGGGGTGCGGCTGAGCGGCGCGTCGGCATAGGCGACGCCGATCTCTTCCATGTCCTCTGCGAGCTTCATCGTCACGGTCGGCTCGCCGGTCGAGCAGTCCACGATGACGCTGCCCTCTTTCAGGCCCGGAGTCAGCTTTGCGACCGCCTCGGCGGCTTCCGGCGCGCCGGTGAGGCACAGGAAGATGATCGAGGAGCGCGACGCGAGGTCTTCATAGGAGGTCGCCTCGGTCGCCCCGCGCGAGACCAGGTCCTCGATCGGCTTGCGGTTGCGGTGGGCGATCACGGTCAGCGGATAGCCTTTCTCGACGATGTTCTTGGCCATGCCGTGGCCCATCAGGCCGGTGCCGATGAAGCCGATGGTTTCCTGGGTCTTAGTCATTGGATACTCCGCTTGGGTCGATAGGTCGTGAAATTCGGATCAGAGATTGAAGCGCTCCCGCAGGTCGGCGACCTGCGCCGGGGTCAGCGGGCGGATCGCGTGGCCCTGCAGGGCGAGGAACAGTTTGGAGGTCTCCTCCAGCTCTTCGGCGGCATATTGCGCGTTCGACAGGCTGGTGCCCGCGACGACAGGGCCGTGATTGGCGAGCAGCACCGAATGA
It includes:
- a CDS encoding TRAP transporter large permease — encoded protein: MGLEIGIEWLTLIMFGSLVVLLMAGLPLAFVTGGLACVFLFVLGDERALNIVPSRIFPLMTNYQLSAIPLFIFMASMLERAGIINEMFDVIYKVLGGVRGGLAAATIIASTVLAAMVGVIGAAVVTMGIIALPAMLDRGYNAKIAMGSIMAGGTLGILIPPSILAIIYAVVAEQSVGELFIGAVIPGLLLSGMYVAYVLIRCAINPEMGPPIPPEERITGREKIRLMSNMSAPISLIVIVLGVIFTGVATPVEAAGIGTFGAIIVAAIHRKLDWQTIREAAITTLKASAMVIWIMFGATIFVGLYVLEGGQQFVQNALEATGLGPWGILIIMQLVLIILGMFLDWVGILLLCVPIFVPIVKALGAEAFGLSDPDDLVLWFGVLYLVNMQMSFLSPPFGYALFYLRGVAPPEIPMGDIFRSALPFLALQVVGLLLCMFFPEIIIWLPKLVYG
- a CDS encoding LysR family transcriptional regulator, with the protein product MRLNWDDTRIFLALARTGTLSGVAQTLGLGVATVSRRVDRLEQALGVPLFLRHQSGYRLTDQGEALLPRAEEAEQAIQGFSQGAGAEAEVAGLVRLASFETIVAPIIVPALAPLLGRHSGLDVEILFSAAVVNLHRRDADLALRLLRPEHGHLLVRQVGVLGVGFYGPPSGARPERFVTFPFPEESGVKLQVEWARAFGADQAPRLAVNTLAGQVEAMARGVGVGVLPHLLARAAGLRLLADRLPDGSAMEHPIYMAIHADLAASRRVRAVADTLIEALEARRAELAEP
- a CDS encoding DMT family transporter, whose product is MSAIDFPPAKRSMSDGSALSLSALAAIFWGTNFEATRVALEHLSPWTAAASRFAIAAVAIVIWLGVSRGINFQVLKRNWPAFAVLGVAGVTGFNAALFLGMQSSSPVTAALIMGTTPLTTNLLDALAQRRLPKGTAIVGMIVSFVGVAMTVGAFSGTRFSGGDILILIGSIGWSLYSIGCRSWVREASAVETATWTMVFGAFGLVVISLFVGNPVQELVQSGSVTQLLVLYMALGGSVLAYLFWQVGISVRGPAATSVLFNLVPVAALLVAIAFGRMPGWQQILGVFVAILGVLLASGRLRLPGRN
- a CDS encoding NAD(P)-dependent oxidoreductase → MTKTQETIGFIGTGLMGHGMAKNIVEKGYPLTVIAHRNRKPIEDLVSRGATEATSYEDLASRSSIIFLCLTGAPEAAEAVAKLTPGLKEGSVIVDCSTGEPTVTMKLAEDMEEIGVAYADAPLSRTPKEAWEGTLDCMVGADEELFTRIEPVIDTWAGKIVRVGSLGDGHRMKLLNNFISLGYAALYSEALALSRKVGIPIEQFDKVIRGGRMDCGFYQTFMGYALEGNREAHKFTLANAYKDLRYVESMANAATVATPLASTAKNAFAMAMATGGDGPEDYVPHLADFVARANGLD